The Candidatus Poribacteria bacterium genome includes the window TAGGCGCGGCGCAAGAGCCCGTTATCCATGACGCTGACAACTGGGCAACGGAGAAGCGTGTCCAACGCTCGTTGAGCTTCGTCAGACGTTGCCAGCTTCCGATGCGTCCACTTGCGTGCTACGGCGACGATCTCATACCACAGGAGCGTCGGAGCGACGATCTGCACCTGTTCCCGATCCAGGCGAGCCATCTAAGCATGGGCATGTGTCGTATGGCGCTCAGTTTGAACGGTCGCCAGCAGGACTCCCGAGTCCACCACGACG containing:
- a CDS encoding type II toxin-antitoxin system VapC family toxin, with the protein product MARLDREQVQIVAPTLLWYEIVAVARKWTHRKLATSDEAQRALDTLLRCPVVSVMDNGLLRRAYEIATLLELPTAYDAQYLAVAERYECEFWMADERLHNAVSSRFPSVQWLGSQEVDGDDPSST